A window from Rhizobium sp. N324 encodes these proteins:
- a CDS encoding GNAT family N-acetyltransferase → MQTSQIDFAAFGSEHLGAALNLSRQAGWPHRPEDWQMAFALSEGVVAIEGDRVVGTVLVTPYKQDSATINMVIVDEAMRGRGLGRRLMHAAMELAGDRPLRLVATADGLPLYEKLGFRQTGRILQHQGTAAQLARPIATSTATMTDFTAITELDRQAFGADRADLLEYIAKAGELAVLRHNGRITGFAALRTFGRGEVIGPVIAGNLEDAKALVTHFIALRPGAFLRVDTTAAAGLSDWLAEQGLAHVGGGIAMMKPPIPGAGPVATIFALASQALG, encoded by the coding sequence ATGCAGACAAGCCAGATCGACTTTGCCGCTTTCGGCAGCGAACACCTGGGTGCCGCCCTCAACCTGTCCCGGCAGGCGGGCTGGCCCCATCGCCCTGAAGACTGGCAGATGGCGTTTGCATTGAGCGAGGGCGTCGTCGCCATCGAGGGTGATAGGGTGGTGGGCACCGTGCTCGTCACCCCCTACAAACAGGACAGCGCCACGATCAACATGGTCATCGTCGATGAAGCCATGCGCGGCCGCGGTCTTGGCCGCAGGCTGATGCATGCTGCCATGGAGCTTGCCGGCGATCGCCCGCTCCGGCTTGTTGCGACCGCCGATGGCCTTCCTCTCTACGAGAAACTCGGCTTCCGCCAGACCGGCCGGATTCTGCAGCATCAGGGCACTGCAGCACAACTCGCCCGGCCGATCGCCACATCTACCGCCACCATGACCGATTTCACCGCGATCACCGAACTCGATCGACAGGCTTTCGGCGCCGATCGCGCCGATCTGCTCGAATATATCGCCAAGGCTGGCGAACTTGCCGTGCTCCGCCACAACGGGCGCATCACCGGTTTTGCGGCCCTTCGCACGTTCGGCCGCGGCGAGGTCATCGGCCCCGTCATTGCCGGCAACCTGGAGGACGCCAAGGCGCTCGTCACGCATTTCATCGCGCTGCGCCCCGGCGCCTTCCTGAGGGTCGACACCACGGCTGCCGCCGGTCTGTCCGATTGGCTGGCCGAACAGGGCCTCGCCCATGTCGGCGGCGGCATCGCCATGATGAAGCCACCGATTCCAGGCGCCGGACCCGTCGCCACCATCTTCGCCCTCGCCAGCCAGGCGCTCGGCTGA
- a CDS encoding TIM barrel protein, which produces MNDRSREDLPTFSLAACAEMLWRDKAIEWRASRLKELGFGVGLWNWPDHDLNKLEATGATFTIMNGYLSGRLTDDEGAAELLKTARETAQIGKRLGVQRLNLHGTGLGDGGLPAQPVDVLTGAMWLKARDTLCRVADMAEEEGVIFTLENLNLPVDHPGVPFGRAEDTLALVSSVNHPRVRLNLDLYHAQIGEGNLIELCRNCLPWIGEIQVADVPGRCELGTGEVNYKMIARALKDMGYRGAIGMEAWASGEDEAALDRFRDAFTV; this is translated from the coding sequence ATGAACGATCGATCACGAGAAGATTTGCCAACATTTTCGCTCGCCGCCTGTGCGGAAATGCTCTGGCGCGACAAGGCGATCGAGTGGCGAGCCTCCCGCCTCAAGGAACTGGGTTTTGGCGTTGGTCTATGGAATTGGCCGGATCACGATCTGAACAAGCTGGAAGCAACGGGCGCGACCTTCACGATCATGAACGGATATCTCTCCGGCCGTCTGACGGACGACGAAGGTGCTGCCGAACTTCTCAAGACAGCACGCGAAACGGCGCAGATCGGTAAGCGGCTCGGCGTGCAAAGGCTCAATCTGCACGGCACCGGTCTGGGAGATGGAGGTTTGCCGGCCCAGCCGGTCGACGTCTTGACCGGCGCCATGTGGTTAAAGGCGCGCGACACCCTCTGCCGTGTCGCCGACATGGCCGAAGAAGAGGGCGTCATCTTCACCCTCGAAAACCTCAATCTTCCGGTCGATCATCCGGGCGTGCCATTCGGGCGTGCCGAAGACACGCTGGCGCTCGTCTCAAGCGTCAATCATCCGCGGGTCCGCCTCAATCTCGATCTCTACCATGCCCAGATTGGGGAGGGAAACCTGATCGAGCTTTGCCGCAACTGCCTGCCTTGGATCGGCGAAATCCAGGTGGCCGATGTGCCCGGCCGCTGCGAGCTAGGTACCGGCGAGGTCAACTACAAGATGATCGCACGCGCGCTCAAGGACATGGGCTATCGCGGCGCCATCGGCATGGAAGCTTGGGCTTCCGGCGAGGATGAGGCAGCGCTCGACCGCTTCCGCGATGCCTTCACGGTTTGA
- a CDS encoding tartrate dehydrogenase translates to MREYSIAAIPADGIGPEVIAAGRTVLASLEKRLGDVRFAIEHFDWGSDYYKRYGVMMPSDGLEQLKKFDAIYFGAVGAPDVPDHITLWGLRLPICQGFDQYANVRPTKILPGIIPPLRNCGVGDLDWVIVRENSEGEYSGHGGRAHRGLPEEVGTEVAIFTRVGVTRIMRYAFRLAQARPRKLLTVVTKSNAQRHGMVMWDEIAAEVAAEFPDVTWDKMLVDAMTVRMTLKPQSLDTIVATNLHADILSDLAGALAGSIGVAPTANIDPQRRFPSMFEPIHGSAFDIAGKGIANPVATFWTAAQMLDHLGEQEASARLMRAVEAVTGAGILTPDVGGTATTREVTDAVCDAIHSSNV, encoded by the coding sequence ATGCGTGAATATTCTATCGCGGCTATCCCTGCGGACGGGATCGGTCCCGAGGTCATTGCCGCCGGGCGAACGGTGCTCGCAAGTCTGGAAAAACGTCTCGGCGACGTTAGGTTCGCCATCGAACACTTCGACTGGGGCTCCGACTACTACAAAAGGTACGGCGTGATGATGCCGTCGGACGGGCTCGAGCAGTTGAAGAAATTCGACGCGATTTATTTCGGCGCCGTCGGCGCGCCGGATGTTCCCGATCACATCACTCTTTGGGGGCTTAGGCTGCCGATCTGCCAGGGTTTTGACCAATATGCCAATGTCCGACCGACGAAGATCCTTCCAGGCATCATCCCTCCGCTGCGCAACTGCGGCGTCGGCGATCTCGATTGGGTGATCGTCCGCGAGAATTCCGAAGGCGAATATTCCGGCCATGGCGGCCGCGCCCATCGCGGCCTGCCGGAGGAGGTCGGAACCGAGGTTGCCATTTTCACCCGCGTCGGCGTCACCCGCATCATGCGCTACGCCTTCAGACTGGCGCAGGCGCGGCCGCGCAAATTGCTGACGGTCGTGACCAAATCGAATGCCCAGCGCCACGGCATGGTCATGTGGGACGAGATCGCCGCCGAGGTGGCTGCGGAATTTCCTGACGTTACCTGGGACAAGATGCTGGTCGACGCCATGACAGTGCGGATGACGCTGAAACCGCAGAGCCTCGACACGATCGTCGCGACCAACCTGCATGCCGACATCCTCTCCGACCTCGCCGGCGCGCTCGCCGGCAGCATCGGGGTTGCACCCACGGCGAATATCGATCCGCAGCGCCGTTTTCCCTCGATGTTCGAACCGATCCATGGCTCGGCCTTCGACATCGCCGGCAAGGGCATCGCCAACCCTGTCGCGACTTTCTGGACCGCCGCCCAGATGCTCGACCATCTCGGCGAGCAGGAGGCCTCGGCTCGTCTCATGCGCGCCGTCGAAGCGGTCACCGGCGCGGGCATCCTCACGCCCGATGTCGGCGGTACCGCCACGACCAGAGAGGTCACGGACGCAGTTTGCGATGCGATCCATTCTTCCAATGTCTAG
- a CDS encoding ABC transporter permease, which yields MASLEQKAAVAPKADERIKQVGFLTQLMRRPELGAVAGLVLVIVFFFLTADPTMFSLSGVMTIMAPASQLGILAIAAALLMIGGEFDLSIGSMVAFAGLIFGVILTNFGQPLSVAIVMTMLFAAFMGAINGQIVIHTRLPSFIVTLAFLFILRGLTLVGLKWATGGSTQLRGISDHVKDSPLLGIFSGEALKGAFLWLADHDLIDKFPNGVPKVTGVPVSVLWFVALALLATWVLLRTRTGNWVFAAGGDPNAARNSGVPVHRVKTGLFALTACAAALVAIITVLDAGSTDARRGFQKEFEAIIAAVIGGCLLTGGYGSAIGAFFGAIIFGSVSIGLTYTKFDSDWFQVFLGSMLLLAVLFNNFIRRKVTGER from the coding sequence ATGGCTTCGCTTGAGCAGAAAGCGGCGGTCGCGCCGAAAGCCGATGAGCGCATCAAGCAGGTGGGTTTTCTGACGCAACTGATGCGCCGGCCCGAGCTAGGAGCCGTGGCCGGCCTGGTGCTCGTCATCGTATTTTTCTTTCTCACCGCAGACCCCACGATGTTTTCGCTTTCGGGCGTGATGACGATCATGGCGCCGGCCTCCCAATTGGGGATTCTCGCTATCGCGGCCGCGCTCCTGATGATCGGCGGCGAGTTCGATCTCTCGATCGGGTCTATGGTCGCCTTCGCAGGACTGATCTTTGGTGTCATCCTGACGAACTTCGGGCAGCCATTGTCGGTCGCCATCGTGATGACGATGCTTTTCGCTGCCTTCATGGGCGCGATCAACGGACAGATCGTGATCCATACGCGTCTGCCATCCTTTATCGTGACGCTGGCCTTCCTCTTTATTCTCCGTGGCCTGACGCTTGTCGGCCTGAAATGGGCGACGGGTGGCTCGACGCAGCTCCGCGGCATCAGTGACCATGTCAAAGACAGCCCGCTGCTTGGAATTTTCTCCGGCGAAGCCCTGAAGGGCGCCTTCTTATGGTTGGCCGACCATGATCTGATCGACAAGTTCCCCAATGGCGTGCCGAAGGTCACGGGTGTTCCGGTTTCCGTCTTGTGGTTCGTAGCCCTTGCCCTGCTTGCGACCTGGGTCTTATTGCGTACGCGCACCGGCAACTGGGTCTTTGCGGCCGGCGGCGATCCCAATGCGGCGAGGAACTCGGGTGTCCCGGTTCACAGGGTCAAAACCGGCCTCTTTGCGTTGACGGCATGTGCGGCGGCTCTGGTCGCGATCATCACCGTACTCGATGCTGGTTCCACCGACGCCAGGCGCGGATTTCAGAAGGAATTCGAAGCTATCATCGCGGCCGTCATCGGCGGATGTCTGCTCACCGGCGGGTACGGCTCGGCAATCGGCGCCTTCTTCGGTGCGATTATCTTCGGCTCGGTTTCGATCGGCCTGACCTATACCAAGTTCGACTCCGACTGGTTTCAGGTCTTCCTGGGCTCAATGCTGCTGTTGGCAGTGCTCTTCAACAATTTCATTCGCCGCAAGGTTACCGGGGAGCGCTGA
- a CDS encoding ATP-binding cassette domain-containing protein — MVDFNIRTPVIEVTDIVKHYGSVIALNGVSMQVSAGEVLCLLGDNGAGKSTLIKTLSGVVRPSGGEFRVEGKPVDFRSPRDALDAGIATVYQDLAMIPLMSITRNFFMGREPRRGVFPFRHIDFDHCNDVTREEMRKIGIDIRDPNQAVGTLSGGERQCVAIARAVYFGAKILILDEPTSALGVAQTSMVLKYIHQVRQKGLGVIFITHNVRHAYAVADRFTILNRGQTLGTYAKANIAMDELQNLMAGGKELQQLSEELGGTI, encoded by the coding sequence ATGGTTGATTTCAACATTCGAACTCCGGTCATCGAAGTAACCGATATCGTCAAGCACTACGGTTCGGTGATCGCATTGAACGGCGTTTCCATGCAAGTCTCAGCCGGGGAGGTGCTTTGCCTTCTGGGAGACAACGGCGCGGGCAAATCCACGCTGATCAAGACGCTATCCGGCGTTGTCCGCCCGAGCGGTGGCGAGTTCCGGGTGGAGGGAAAGCCGGTCGATTTCAGGAGCCCCCGGGACGCCCTCGATGCGGGGATCGCGACCGTCTATCAGGATCTGGCGATGATTCCCCTGATGTCGATCACCCGCAATTTCTTCATGGGGCGGGAACCTCGCAGAGGTGTCTTCCCATTCCGCCACATCGACTTCGATCACTGCAATGATGTCACGCGCGAGGAAATGCGCAAGATCGGCATCGATATCCGTGATCCCAACCAGGCCGTCGGCACGCTTTCCGGCGGTGAACGCCAGTGCGTAGCCATCGCACGAGCAGTCTATTTCGGTGCCAAGATCCTGATCCTGGACGAACCGACCTCGGCACTCGGTGTGGCGCAGACCTCCATGGTGTTGAAATACATCCATCAGGTCCGGCAGAAAGGATTGGGTGTAATCTTTATTACCCACAATGTCCGCCACGCCTATGCGGTGGCCGACCGTTTCACCATCCTCAACCGCGGTCAAACGCTTGGCACCTACGCAAAGGCGAACATCGCGATGGACGAACTCCAGAACCTGATGGCCGGTGGCAAGGAGTTGCAGCAGTTGTCCGAAGAACTCGGCGGCACGATCTAG
- a CDS encoding LacI family DNA-binding transcriptional regulator, giving the protein MRKRATAKEVADAAGVSKWTVIRAFTPGASITDASRQKVLQAAEALNYSPNLLARSLATNITHQVAVFVDDFANPHKLPVLEMLTERLQAEGLLTVLININRHFDHIHALINADQRQFDAVILFGTAFREETLGGPRLGPGFPPMFVLARDSQIPGVPAVACNAELALGEIVNYLFERGYRRPGFMTGGKTLSTALGRRHHYMQFWQRKGVDGVVELAAERYSAEAGAKVARAYLSATSSSPRIDVLMCENDILALGAMDVARSEFGLRVPDDLAIVGFDNIELGAAPAYQLTSYQQPADEMIDTMVAMITGKREAKTVVLPGRLVQRSSA; this is encoded by the coding sequence ATGCGCAAGCGGGCGACAGCAAAAGAGGTGGCGGACGCCGCTGGCGTATCGAAATGGACGGTCATCCGCGCCTTCACTCCGGGTGCGTCCATTACAGATGCCAGCCGACAGAAGGTACTTCAGGCGGCAGAGGCTCTGAACTACTCCCCCAACCTGCTGGCTCGCAGCCTTGCGACGAACATTACGCATCAGGTCGCCGTCTTCGTCGACGACTTCGCCAACCCACATAAGCTCCCCGTTCTGGAGATGCTGACCGAGCGGCTGCAGGCGGAGGGTCTCCTAACCGTGCTGATCAATATCAATCGCCATTTCGATCACATCCATGCGTTGATCAACGCCGATCAGCGGCAGTTCGACGCCGTCATTCTGTTCGGAACCGCCTTTCGTGAGGAAACGCTGGGGGGGCCACGGCTTGGCCCCGGTTTCCCGCCAATGTTTGTCCTTGCGCGAGATAGCCAGATCCCCGGGGTTCCCGCCGTCGCCTGCAATGCCGAACTCGCTCTGGGCGAAATTGTAAATTACCTGTTCGAGAGAGGATATCGCCGTCCAGGCTTCATGACGGGAGGAAAGACCCTGTCGACCGCGCTCGGCCGACGACACCACTATATGCAATTCTGGCAGCGGAAGGGTGTCGATGGCGTCGTCGAGCTGGCCGCAGAGCGCTACAGCGCGGAGGCCGGTGCCAAGGTGGCGCGCGCCTATCTGAGCGCCACCTCCTCCTCCCCGCGCATCGATGTGCTGATGTGCGAAAACGACATTCTGGCGCTCGGAGCAATGGATGTGGCCCGCAGCGAATTCGGGCTTCGCGTGCCAGATGATCTGGCGATCGTCGGCTTCGACAATATCGAGCTCGGCGCCGCTCCGGCCTATCAACTGACTTCTTACCAACAGCCTGCCGATGAGATGATCGACACCATGGTGGCAATGATCACGGGCAAGCGCGAAGCCAAAACAGTTGTTCTACCCGGACGTCTTGTGCAGCGATCATCGGCGTGA
- a CDS encoding aspartate aminotransferase family protein, with the protein MYSNSLVELDRAHLVHPVASYRNHEKLGVRVLASAKGATVTDASGKQLVDGFAGLWCVNAGYGHDSIVEAAARQMRELPYATTYFGLGSEPAIRLAAALAERAPGDLNHVYFTLGGSDAVDSTIRFIRYYWIARGQPQRDQFISIEQGYHGSSTVGAGLTALPLFHAGFGIPFDWQHKIPSHYAYRNPVGQDPQAIINASLAALRRKVEEVGPERVAAFYAEPIQGSGGVLVPPKGWMKAMRALCSELGILFVADEVITAFGRTGPLFACEEDEIVPDFITTAKGLTSAYVPMGAVFMADHVYQAIADGAGGAAVGHGYTYSAHPVSAAVGLEVLNLYETSLLENGRKAGARLMHGLESLKDHPLVGDVRGRGMLAAIELVVDKEKKTPLPAAADPARRVFDRAWENGLVIRAFANGVLGYAPPLCCTDADIDAIIERTRKTLDDTLADSDVRAALKG; encoded by the coding sequence ATGTACAGCAATTCCCTTGTCGAACTCGACCGCGCCCATCTCGTGCACCCCGTCGCCTCCTACCGCAATCACGAAAAGCTCGGCGTGCGCGTGCTCGCTTCGGCCAAAGGCGCGACGGTGACCGATGCTTCGGGCAAGCAGTTGGTCGACGGCTTTGCCGGCCTGTGGTGCGTCAATGCCGGTTACGGCCATGACTCGATCGTCGAGGCGGCGGCGCGGCAGATGCGCGAACTGCCCTATGCGACGACCTATTTCGGCCTCGGCTCGGAACCGGCGATCCGGCTTGCCGCGGCATTGGCCGAACGCGCGCCGGGCGACCTCAACCATGTCTACTTCACTCTGGGCGGATCCGATGCCGTCGACAGCACGATCCGGTTCATCCGCTATTACTGGATCGCCCGCGGCCAGCCGCAGCGCGACCAGTTCATCTCCATCGAGCAAGGCTATCACGGCTCATCGACTGTCGGGGCGGGACTGACGGCGCTTCCGCTGTTCCACGCCGGCTTCGGCATTCCCTTCGACTGGCAGCATAAGATCCCCTCGCACTACGCCTACCGCAACCCGGTAGGTCAGGACCCGCAGGCGATCATCAACGCCTCGCTCGCGGCCCTGCGCCGCAAGGTCGAAGAAGTCGGCCCCGAGCGGGTCGCCGCCTTTTATGCCGAACCCATTCAGGGGTCGGGCGGCGTTCTGGTGCCGCCGAAGGGTTGGATGAAGGCGATGCGCGCGCTTTGCAGCGAGCTCGGCATCCTCTTTGTCGCCGACGAAGTGATTACCGCTTTCGGCCGCACCGGCCCGCTCTTCGCGTGCGAGGAGGACGAGATCGTTCCTGATTTCATCACCACCGCAAAGGGTCTGACGTCGGCCTATGTGCCGATGGGCGCGGTCTTCATGGCCGACCATGTCTACCAGGCCATCGCGGATGGCGCCGGCGGCGCAGCCGTCGGCCACGGTTATACTTATTCGGCCCATCCCGTCAGCGCCGCTGTCGGCCTCGAAGTGCTGAATCTGTATGAAACGAGCCTGCTGGAGAACGGCCGGAAGGCCGGCGCGCGGCTGATGCACGGGCTTGAAAGCCTTAAAGACCATCCGCTTGTCGGCGACGTGCGCGGCCGCGGCATGCTGGCCGCCATCGAGCTGGTGGTCGACAAGGAAAAAAAGACGCCGCTGCCGGCAGCCGCCGATCCGGCGCGCCGGGTCTTCGACCGCGCCTGGGAAAATGGTCTGGTCATCCGCGCCTTCGCCAACGGCGTGCTCGGCTACGCGCCGCCGCTCTGCTGCACCGACGCCGACATCGACGCGATCATTGAGCGCACGCGCAAAACGCTGGATGACACCCTGGCCGACTCCGATGTACGCGCGGCTCTGAAGGGCTGA
- a CDS encoding LysR family transcriptional regulator, with translation MELEQLRCFVAVAEELHFGRAAQRIGLLPASLGRHVRLLEESVGSQLLSRTTRSVSLTEDGIALLEEVRPLLARLDELGQKFRAKQQRRSRILRIGTIDSAAAGLLPTLIHDFRAIAPDVKTQLTEDKSIRLVPKLLAGGLDLAFIRPRPGMSRHLAVEDLFSETTVVAVPTSHELADHKSVSVLDLANAPLIVPDRRSRPHSYDLTMNLFAAAGLHPDIAQVADEKQTIVSMVAAGLGLAVVPRWTSSLASAGVRFLPVQERAGQTTPKLPLAAAWMKAVRDTERDALLDLLRRNLERYSTAA, from the coding sequence GTGGAGCTGGAGCAGTTGAGATGCTTCGTTGCCGTTGCCGAGGAGCTTCATTTCGGAAGGGCGGCGCAAAGGATCGGGTTGCTTCCGGCATCGCTCGGGCGTCATGTGCGCTTGCTGGAAGAGTCGGTCGGAAGTCAACTGCTGAGCCGCACGACCCGGAGCGTCTCACTGACCGAGGATGGAATAGCGCTTCTGGAAGAGGTCAGGCCGCTTCTCGCCCGGCTCGATGAACTCGGTCAAAAATTTCGCGCCAAGCAGCAGCGGCGCAGCCGCATCCTTCGAATCGGTACGATCGACAGCGCCGCCGCCGGCCTCCTTCCGACACTGATCCACGACTTTCGAGCCATCGCCCCCGATGTCAAAACCCAGCTGACGGAGGACAAATCCATTCGGCTCGTGCCCAAACTGCTGGCCGGAGGATTGGATCTGGCTTTCATCAGGCCGCGTCCGGGAATGAGCCGTCACCTGGCGGTCGAGGATCTGTTTTCCGAGACCACCGTCGTGGCGGTCCCGACCTCTCATGAACTCGCGGACCATAAGAGCGTCTCTGTCCTTGATCTGGCGAACGCACCGCTGATCGTCCCGGACAGACGATCCAGGCCGCACAGCTATGATTTGACGATGAACCTGTTTGCCGCAGCCGGCCTGCATCCTGATATCGCCCAAGTCGCCGATGAAAAACAAACCATCGTCAGCATGGTCGCCGCCGGCCTCGGCCTCGCCGTCGTCCCGCGATGGACATCCTCGCTTGCTTCAGCCGGCGTTCGCTTTCTGCCGGTCCAGGAGAGGGCAGGGCAGACGACGCCGAAACTGCCGCTGGCTGCAGCCTGGATGAAAGCCGTCCGCGATACGGAGCGAGATGCGCTGCTTGATCTCCTGAGGCGGAATCTCGAAAGATATTCGACAGCGGCCTGA
- a CDS encoding sugar ABC transporter substrate-binding protein: protein MKLGLKSLFAGTAFAAAIIASSALANAADIRIVAVTHGQANDPFWSVVKNGVSAAAKDMGASVEYRAPETFDMVSMGQLIDAAVNQKPDGLIVSIPDASALGPSIKKAVAAGIPVISINSGSDVSKELGALLHVGQDEYTAGKAAGAKLHELGGKEGLCVNQEVGNVSLDLRCKGFTDGFGGKVTVLPVSNDPADVRAKVKAALSSNSAVDTVMALGASTAGEPALAAVEDVGMTGKIKVATFDLSADFLKAVADGKAAFAIDQQQFLQGYLPVVFLANYAKYGLIPGGNVPSGPNLITKEKAAQVVDLSAKGIR from the coding sequence ATGAAATTGGGTCTGAAATCACTTTTCGCAGGCACTGCCTTTGCGGCAGCGATCATCGCGTCTTCGGCGCTTGCCAATGCCGCCGACATTCGCATCGTTGCCGTCACTCACGGTCAAGCCAACGACCCCTTCTGGTCCGTTGTCAAGAACGGCGTGAGCGCAGCGGCCAAGGACATGGGTGCGAGTGTCGAATATCGTGCACCAGAAACGTTCGACATGGTGTCGATGGGGCAGCTTATCGATGCCGCGGTCAATCAAAAGCCGGATGGGTTGATCGTCTCCATTCCGGACGCCTCGGCACTCGGTCCTTCCATTAAGAAAGCCGTCGCCGCCGGGATCCCTGTCATCTCGATCAATTCCGGCTCCGATGTCTCGAAAGAGCTGGGAGCGCTTCTGCATGTCGGTCAGGACGAATATACCGCCGGCAAAGCCGCCGGCGCGAAGCTGCATGAGCTCGGCGGCAAGGAGGGCCTGTGCGTGAACCAGGAAGTCGGCAATGTTTCGCTCGATCTGCGTTGCAAGGGCTTTACAGATGGTTTCGGCGGCAAGGTCACGGTGCTTCCTGTCAGCAACGATCCTGCCGATGTTCGGGCGAAGGTCAAGGCAGCGCTGAGTTCCAACTCGGCCGTCGATACCGTTATGGCGCTCGGCGCAAGCACAGCTGGTGAACCGGCGTTGGCAGCCGTCGAAGATGTCGGCATGACCGGCAAGATCAAGGTGGCAACCTTCGACCTTTCGGCCGATTTTCTGAAGGCGGTTGCAGACGGCAAGGCCGCTTTCGCTATCGATCAGCAGCAATTCCTTCAGGGCTATCTGCCCGTCGTGTTTCTGGCCAACTACGCCAAATACGGGCTCATCCCGGGTGGCAACGTTCCCTCCGGTCCGAACCTGATCACCAAGGAAAAGGCCGCTCAGGTGGTCGATCTTTCCGCCAAGGGGATTCGCTGA
- the iolG gene encoding inositol 2-dehydrogenase, which yields MIRFGVIGAGRIGKVHAATIAANPKAKLVYVADAFRATAEALAAQTGTEVADAEDIVKSPAVDAILIATPTSSHADLIEAASKAGKAILCEKPVSLSVERINSCLDLVEKNNSTLMIGFNRRFDPNFASVEARLRRGDVGDIEIVTITSRDPAPPPAEYVKSSGGLFRDMMIHDLDMARFLMGEEFVVVNALGSSLVDKAIGAEGDVDTAAVQMQTASGRIAVITNSRRATYGYDQRIEVHGSAGMLAARNIQATSVELSNASGVSGDPVQYFFLERYAQAYANEINAFIEAIDNGHRSPRPSGFDGLQAQKLAEAATKSWQTGKPVAVD from the coding sequence ATGATCAGGTTTGGAGTGATCGGCGCCGGACGGATAGGCAAGGTACATGCCGCCACCATCGCGGCGAACCCGAAGGCAAAGCTCGTTTATGTGGCCGACGCCTTCAGGGCCACGGCAGAAGCGCTTGCTGCCCAGACAGGCACCGAGGTCGCTGACGCAGAGGATATCGTCAAGTCCCCGGCGGTGGATGCGATCCTGATAGCAACGCCGACATCAAGTCATGCCGATCTCATCGAGGCGGCTTCGAAGGCCGGCAAAGCGATCCTCTGCGAAAAGCCGGTATCCTTGTCGGTCGAACGCATCAATTCCTGCCTAGACCTTGTCGAAAAGAACAATTCCACCCTGATGATCGGCTTCAATCGGCGGTTCGATCCCAACTTCGCCAGTGTGGAGGCGCGGCTGCGTCGCGGCGATGTCGGCGACATCGAAATCGTCACCATCACCAGCCGTGACCCCGCTCCACCGCCAGCCGAATACGTCAAATCCTCCGGTGGCCTGTTCCGTGACATGATGATTCACGACCTCGATATGGCCCGCTTCCTCATGGGCGAGGAATTCGTCGTGGTAAACGCGCTTGGATCGTCTCTCGTCGACAAGGCGATCGGGGCCGAGGGCGATGTGGATACTGCCGCGGTTCAGATGCAGACGGCGTCGGGTCGAATCGCTGTCATCACCAATTCGCGCCGGGCAACCTATGGCTACGATCAACGCATCGAAGTCCATGGTTCTGCCGGCATGCTGGCGGCACGGAATATCCAGGCAACCAGTGTCGAGCTTTCCAACGCCAGCGGTGTCAGCGGCGACCCCGTCCAATATTTCTTCCTTGAGCGCTATGCGCAGGCCTACGCCAACGAGATCAATGCCTTCATCGAAGCGATCGACAATGGCCACCGGTCGCCGCGGCCGAGCGGATTTGACGGATTGCAAGCGCAGAAACTCGCGGAAGCCGCAACCAAGAGCTGGCAAACCGGCAAACCGGTGGCGGTCGATTGA
- a CDS encoding Lrp/AsnC family transcriptional regulator, whose protein sequence is MKLDRIDIKILHELQKNGRVTNVELAELVNLSPSPCLMRVKKLQSEGYIEGYSAQINVAKLGQTLTVFTEITLKNHRQIDFARFLTTVEKIDQVIECHLVSGGYDYLLKFVTAGIGEYQTIMERLSDMEIGIDKYFSFVVLKSPIVKSHMPLTSLFPL, encoded by the coding sequence ATGAAACTCGACCGGATCGATATAAAAATTCTGCATGAGTTACAGAAGAATGGCCGCGTCACCAATGTCGAGCTCGCCGAGCTCGTCAACCTGTCGCCGAGCCCCTGCCTGATGCGGGTGAAGAAGCTGCAGTCGGAAGGCTATATCGAGGGTTACTCCGCACAGATCAATGTCGCCAAACTCGGCCAGACGCTGACCGTGTTCACGGAGATCACCCTGAAGAACCACCGGCAGATCGATTTTGCCCGATTTTTGACGACGGTCGAGAAGATCGACCAGGTGATCGAATGCCATCTGGTCTCCGGCGGCTACGACTATCTTTTGAAATTCGTCACGGCCGGGATCGGCGAATACCAGACAATCATGGAGCGGCTCTCCGATATGGAGATCGGCATCGACAAGTATTTCAGCTTCGTCGTCCTGAAATCGCCCATCGTCAAATCGCACATGCCATTGACGAGCCTGTTTCCGCTTTAG